CCAATCCGGCCTTAATCGGATTAGGAGGTCAGCAAAATAGCTTCTACCGGAAGCATCGTAGCCCTCCAGCGCGTCTTTCAGCTTCTCTCTCAGCTCGTTGAAATGATTAATACCGAAAAGGTTGAGAAAGTATTTGTTCAGAATCAAATACTGCTCAAGCCTCATTTCATACCCTCCAGTACTATATCTCAGGAGCTTGAGCTTTCTCTTAAATTTTTCCCCAAAAATTGTGAAAACAGACAAGGAGAGTCGAGGCGTCAGACCGCGTAATCAAGTATTTCATCAGTATCCAGGTTCAATAATGGGGGTAATTCACTTTTTTCCACTTCCACATCATTCAACCTGATAATTGCGGAGTTATCGGGATTCGTGTTAGAAAATGACAAACGATAATAACCCAAATATTTGTACTCTGCTAAGGATTTGGGATTTTTCGGCCTCTCCTTTGGAGCCGAATTAAAATATTGCTCTGCCTCTGAAAAAATTTTGTTCATTGTATCAATAAACTCAAGCCTATCCGACCGTATTTCCGAATTGTTAGTTAATTCTTCTACGAAAATAAAATATCCTGTGCAATAGTTAAGAAATATCCAGCGGATTGGCCCTATATAATCAAATTTAGACACTATATCCTCTCCCATGACTTGTTTCAAGTTAGACCCACGATAAAAGGACCTTTCACTTTCTGTTTTTTTGTAGTTTAATTTTTTCTGCAGTCCCATAGCATTTTCAACATATATTCCTCTATTTGAAAATCTTTAAAAATTTTATAATTCTCTAGTTTATAAACTATGTAATCCTCAATGTTTACTCTCACCTTTTCATTTTTGTCATTTAGAAAATATACTGTTCCATCCTCCAGAACATAAAGCACGTCAGTGCCCAAAAACTTCCATTCACTTAGATCGTTTATCAAAAACTCGTTGAACAACATAAATATCACCCTCTGTGGAAGGCGAAGTTTAGCATTCAGGCTATTTTTTTCTTCTACGAAAAAGAACACTTTCTTTTTCTTGCTGAGAAATACAAAATCGATATCCTGAGTGACCAATCCCTCGTATGCAGATTTCAAATTTTTCCTCATCCAAACTGAGAAGCTGTCCATTGACAAGCTCATTGCCAACCCGGGCAACATGCTACCATCTATTATATCAATTTTGTGGTGTAAACATCAACGATTTAAACAACGACTCTATTGGCCTGAAGCCCTTTACCGCTGCATCCCCATTAATGTAAATCTCGTCGGGTTCAAACCCATTTACGTTGCTCTCGATAACCTCTCTGTCTTTCTTCCAATCTATGCCCACAACGCTTCTCCAAACAATAGAAATCCTTTTTCCATCTTTTTCTCCAAAAACAAAAACGTATTTTCTTCCGTTCTCTTCCAAAAACCTGTACTTGGCCACATTCAAGCCAAGTAAATAATTGAAGGTCTCAACCAAGTCGGCATTAACCACCTTTTGCCGGTAGTTCTCCATGATTCTCAGCCTGTAGCTAAAGGGGTCTACCAGCTCATCAATGTCGAGGAACGTCTTGCTGTGCTTGGTTTCCCATTCGAGCATGTATCTGACAAAATAATCTGTGAAATCGTACAGTACTCTCTGCACCTCCCCAAACTCAACGTTTTCCAGCGCATCCTCGTACTGCTCCAGCGTGTGGTATTTGAAAAACCCTCCCGCCGTTTTTTCGTTGTATTTTTCCCTGACGTCCTTCTCCTTGCTTATGCCGGACTTGTCGTAGAACAGAACCTTTTTCATTCTCGGCAAAACCACTGACCAAAAGTGTTCTCCCATCTCAACGCCAATCCACTTTCTTCTGAGTTTCTGGGCAACCGCCGTTGTCGTTCCCGAGCCGAGAAAGAAGTCCAGAACCAGATCACCCTCGTTGGATGTCGATTCTATGACGCGCTTCAGTAGAATTTCGGAGTTTTCAGTGGAGAACTTGAAGCCGTCGGAATAGGATGGGATGTCCTTCCAGTTGTCGGTTATCTTAACCTCATCGGAGGTTAGATACTCAACCTTCCAGTCATCTCCGCCGCAGTTTAAGCACCTGTCAATTTTTGTGACACCGAAAACGGCTGTCTCTGGTTTTATGTCAAAGTACTTGAACGCCTCAGTTTTACTTGCCAAAATCTTATTTCTGAACTTTTCTTTCGACTCCTCTTCGTCCCAGTAATAAACGGCCCCGCATTTTTTGCACTTCAGTCTCAAAAAGTGTTCTTTCAGGAGTTTGTCCACCTTCTCCTGCACCAATGAAAAATGCTGCCCCTTCGGTGGATACAGAACTTTCCCGAAGAACGTCCTTTCCGGCGGATTCCTCTCCCCCTGGTTTAAAAAGCCCGTCCATTTGAAGTCCACGAGACTTCTCTTCCTGTACAGGTCCCTTCTCAAATAATTGTCCGATTTTGAATAAAAGAGCAGATACTCGCTCTCAACTTCAAACTTGTTGGGTGTGCCTATGCTCTGCCTCTTTCTGTTCACTATGATTTCGTTTCTGTAGTTGTCCTTGCCGAATATCTCATTCAACAAAAGCTTTAAGTAGGCGTTGCCGTTGTAATCACACCTGACGAAAATACTACCCCTTTCGTTCAGCAACTCCCTCCCAAGCCTGATTCTGTTTTCAAGCATCGTTATCCACGTTGCATCCTTGTAACCAACCTTATAGAGAAAGTCAGCTTCCTGCTCTTTGTTGAAGGGAGGGTCGATGTAGATCGTCTGAACCTTTTCGTAGTACTTGCTCAGCAGCAGATTTAAGGCGTGAAAGTTCTCGCTTTTTATCAAAACACCATCCAAAATCTCATCCAAATCATTTTCCCTGGTTAAAGCGTCCACCAATTTCCACTTAAAGCTCTCGCTGAAATGTCTCGTGTCAATCGGCAGCTTTTTCCACTCCTTTCCCTCCAGAGTGTGGCCGGAAAGGAGGTCGCCTTTTCCCTTAACTTCGATGCCGAAAAGCTCCCTCCACTCCTCTCTCTGCCTTTCGTTGCTCAAAATCTCGTCAAGAATGCTTTCTAGGAACTCTTCTCCAGCATACTCCTTAATCCTGTCCAGTGTGATTACGTAATGCGTATCAACAACGAACTTCTTCTTTTCCCAGAGCCTCTTCTGAAAGTTTTCAATCTGCGCCAGAAAATCGATTATCTTCAGAGCGATTCTTCTGAAAACCCTCATTCCAGCAAGGTAAAGTCTCAGCCTCTCAAAATATTTGCTCTCCTCCAAAACCTGCAGGTCCTCCAGCTGCAAAAACTCGTTTTTAATGTAAAAGTCCAATTCACGCTCCAGAAATCCCCTCAAATCCCTGTGAATGAAATAGTCTGTCGTGTTTCTTCTGGTGTAATTGTAGAGATGCCTTTCAATGTAACTCCTGCCCTTCTGG
The nucleotide sequence above comes from Archaeoglobus fulgidus DSM 4304. Encoded proteins:
- a CDS encoding site-specific DNA-methyltransferase, whose translation is MEGKSDLKEKLKANLREMFQFENADLDFGIYRIMNYRREEIERFIEKDLIEEIENQLKLAEELEKEVYNHLITFFSRYYDKGDFISKRRYGRNEKYVVPYNGEEVLLYWANKDQYYVKTTECFGRYTFRVKELTVNFRVVEAEEEKGNIKSPERKFFVLSEKIADFDEERRELNIYFEYRGLTEEEEKRFKRITQDRINEETVRILQRKIPEKSLARLIFEKDPNSQKGRSYIERHLYNYTRRNTTDYFIHRDLRGFLERELDFYIKNEFLQLEDLQVLEESKYFERLRLYLAGMRVFRRIALKIIDFLAQIENFQKRLWEKKKFVVDTHYVITLDRIKEYAGEEFLESILDEILSNERQREEWRELFGIEVKGKGDLLSGHTLEGKEWKKLPIDTRHFSESFKWKLVDALTRENDLDEILDGVLIKSENFHALNLLLSKYYEKVQTIYIDPPFNKEQEADFLYKVGYKDATWITMLENRIRLGRELLNERGSIFVRCDYNGNAYLKLLLNEIFGKDNYRNEIIVNRKRQSIGTPNKFEVESEYLLFYSKSDNYLRRDLYRKRSLVDFKWTGFLNQGERNPPERTFFGKVLYPPKGQHFSLVQEKVDKLLKEHFLRLKCKKCGAVYYWDEEESKEKFRNKILASKTEAFKYFDIKPETAVFGVTKIDRCLNCGGDDWKVEYLTSDEVKITDNWKDIPSYSDGFKFSTENSEILLKRVIESTSNEGDLVLDFFLGSGTTTAVAQKLRRKWIGVEMGEHFWSVVLPRMKKVLFYDKSGISKEKDVREKYNEKTAGGFFKYHTLEQYEDALENVEFGEVQRVLYDFTDYFVRYMLEWETKHSKTFLDIDELVDPFSYRLRIMENYRQKVVNADLVETFNYLLGLNVAKYRFLEENGRKYVFVFGEKDGKRISIVWRSVVGIDWKKDREVIESNVNGFEPDEIYINGDAAVKGFRPIESLFKSLMFTPQN